One Mercenaria mercenaria strain notata chromosome 12, MADL_Memer_1, whole genome shotgun sequence DNA segment encodes these proteins:
- the LOC123534530 gene encoding G-protein coupled receptor 143-like, translating into MASASFVSSCCLGNQSIIINSDIPPNHALLEETVVSIISLIVSIASFLGTFALVLPWRSRQVTTSSRQTNFAQGTGVNHVTKCLITAGSLANIGLIVRSSVWLGKYYPPPDDSTYQDGKHIFCIISTLWVQYFFLSVIFWHLVYGLETFMTSNSKRSSLCLQYFLGWVVPAALCALAAVLAYQPSLDKCGAKLEVNRAVIYVIFLLPIVFVLLLIIILFYKSYNNVKRSLIRHFGRFSTLERQTMDNVSIKFIIITTAFIVCWIPNIMNGIFVNVLDDRSGQLVLVFIVLESVLNPFQVLIDSMVMFGWPPIGCCCLIFRSHSHDSSNYANINDLQRSQRSRSSRAKETDPLLSFSRNQHTL; encoded by the exons ATGGCATCTGcaagttttgtgtcatcttgttGCCTTGGTAACCAGTCTATCATAATCAACAGTGACATCCCACCAAATCATGCATTGCTTGAAGAGACAGTTGTTAGTATAATCAGTTTGATTGTCTCTATTGCCAGTTTTCTGGGAACTTTTGCTCTAGTGTTACCATGGCGATCCAGACAAGTGACAACATCCAGCAGACAGACCAACTTTGCACAGGGTACTGGTGTGAACCATGTGACTAAATGTCTCATTACTGCTGGTAGCCTCGCTAATATTG GTCTGATTGTGAGATCCAGTGTGTGGCTAGGTAAATATTACCCCCCACCAGATGATTCAACCTACCAGGATGGAAAACACATTTTCTGCATCATTTCTACA CTATGGGTGCAATATTTCTTTCTGAGTGTTATATTTTGGCACTTGGTCTATGGACTTGAGACTTTTATGACCAGTAACAGTAAAAGGAG CTCGTTGTGTCTGCAGTATTTCCTTGGATGGGTTGTTCCTGCTGCTCTATGTGCACTGGCTGCTGTTCTGGCATACCAGCCAAGTTTAGACAA GTGTGGGGCGAAGCTGGAAGTGAACCGAGCAGTGATTTATGTGATATTTCTTCTTCCGATTGTTTTTGTGCTTCTTCTGATCATCATTCTCTTTTATAAATCTTATAATAAtg taaAGAGGTCCCTTATAAGACATTTTGGGAGGTTTTCAACCCTTGAAAGACAGACAATGGATAACGTATCTATAAAATTCATCATTATTACTACTGCATTCATTGTTTG ttggATCCCTAATATAATGAATGGAATATTTGTGAATGTGCTGGATGATAGATCAGGACAGTTGGTTCTTGTGTTCATTGTACTTGAG TCTGTGTTGAATCCTTTCCAAGTGCTGATAGACTCCATGGTGATGTTCGGATGGCCGCCAATAGGCTGTTGTTGTCTCATATTTAGATCACATTCTCATGACAGCAGTAACTATGCCAACATCAATGACCTACAGAggtcacaaaggtcaagg